In Candidatus Acetothermia bacterium, the following are encoded in one genomic region:
- a CDS encoding EF-Tu/IF-2/RF-3 family GTPase, producing the protein RVPAATPGMPVQIIGLSDVPPAGARVERVKSPNQAKTIAAERAQDELAKRRIARPHMTFEDLLTAAQKKKVVMVLKAASVGALDAARLELGTIQAEGVELEVLHAGVGTITESDVLLAATVEEGQPLVVGFAVKVDPKARASAEQRAIPVRTYDIIYDLAQDVQRATRRLLGPEWVEVKVGEAEVLKAFDIEGVGRVAGCTVRSGRVVRGSRVKVRRGDREVFVGEIASLKRFTQDVREVQAGRECGIRIRDYDDVQAGDVLEIYTVEEVPA; encoded by the coding sequence GGCCGGGGCGAGGGTGGAGCGGGTCAAGAGTCCCAACCAGGCCAAGACCATCGCCGCTGAACGGGCCCAAGACGAGCTCGCCAAGCGGCGCATCGCTCGGCCGCACATGACGTTCGAGGACCTCCTCACGGCGGCGCAGAAGAAGAAGGTGGTGATGGTGCTCAAAGCGGCCAGCGTGGGGGCCCTGGACGCCGCCCGCCTCGAGCTCGGGACGATCCAAGCCGAAGGGGTGGAGCTGGAGGTCCTCCACGCCGGGGTGGGCACGATCACCGAATCGGACGTGCTCCTCGCCGCGACGGTGGAAGAGGGGCAGCCGCTCGTGGTGGGGTTCGCGGTCAAGGTCGACCCCAAGGCCAGAGCGTCCGCAGAGCAACGGGCGATCCCGGTGCGCACCTACGACATCATCTACGACCTGGCCCAGGACGTGCAGCGAGCGACGCGACGGCTCCTGGGTCCGGAGTGGGTCGAGGTCAAGGTCGGTGAGGCCGAGGTATTGAAGGCGTTCGACATCGAGGGCGTGGGCCGGGTGGCCGGGTGCACGGTGCGCTCCGGGCGGGTGGTCCGGGGGAGCCGGGTCAAGGTGCGCCGGGGGGACCGCGAGGTGTTCGTGGGGGAGATCGCATCCCTCAAGCGGTTCACCCAGGACGTGCGCGAGGTCCAGGCCGGCCGCGAGTGCGGCATCCGCATCCGCGACTACGACGACGTCCAGGCCGGGGACGTGTTGGAGATCTACACCGTGGAGGAGGTCCCGGCCTAA
- the rbfA gene encoding 30S ribosome-binding factor RbfA, which produces MRERTRARLTEDIARHLADILEFDVKDPVLRAAAPTVMAVRLSPDGAEAVVYVYVEGTPDERAKVLAAFAHDQGFLRTQLARRLSVRRVPKLTFELDETLDRALRLEALFEEDRRG; this is translated from the coding sequence ATGCGCGAACGGACGCGGGCACGTCTGACGGAGGACATCGCCCGGCACCTCGCGGACATCCTGGAGTTCGACGTCAAGGACCCGGTGCTCCGCGCCGCCGCCCCCACGGTGATGGCGGTGCGGCTGTCCCCAGACGGAGCGGAGGCCGTGGTGTACGTGTACGTGGAGGGGACGCCGGACGAGCGGGCCAAGGTGCTGGCCGCGTTCGCGCACGATCAAGGCTTCCTCCGCACCCAACTCGCCCGGCGCCTCTCCGTGCGCCGGGTGCCGAAGCTCACGTTCGAACTGGACGAGACCCTGGACCGGGCCCTGCGACTGGAGGCACTGTTCGAGGAGGACCGCCGTGGGTGA
- a CDS encoding DUF503 domain-containing protein — MPVGLLRVRLRLYGTHTLKEKRSIVEGLLLRMRREFNVSAAELDLLDDPESALLGFAHLSNDGRHSDGVLMKLLNQLEGSRDYYVEAHELEVL, encoded by the coding sequence ATGCCGGTCGGTCTCCTACGCGTCCGCTTACGGCTCTATGGGACCCACACCTTGAAGGAGAAACGATCGATCGTGGAGGGCCTCCTCCTCCGGATGCGCCGGGAGTTCAACGTGTCCGCAGCGGAGCTTGATCTCCTCGATGATCCCGAAAGCGCCCTCCTCGGGTTCGCCCACCTCTCCAACGACGGACGCCATTCCGATGGGGTGCTCATGAAGCTCCTCAACCAGCTTGAGGGCAGCCGTGATTACTACGTGGAGGCCCACGAGCTGGAGGTCCTGTGA